A segment of the Cohnella algarum genome:
GATACGTACGGCGTTTCCGGCATGGACCTGAACTATGCCGCGACGACGCTGACGGCGAAAAAATCCTGGTTCATGTTCGACGACGAGATCGTCGCGCTCGGCGCGGGCATCGCAAGCGCGGATGGCGTTCCGGTCGAAACGATCGTCGAAAACCGCAAAATCGGCGACGCGGGCACGAACGCGCTGACGGTCGACGGCGCCCTTCAGCCGTCCGGCCTCGGATGGTCGCAGACGCTGACCGGGGTCCAATGGGCGCATCTTGCGGGAAGCGCTCCGGGCGCGGATATCGGATACTACTTTCCCCAATCGGCCGATCTTGCGGCACTTCGCGAGGCGCGGACCGGCAACTGGAAGCAAATCAACAACCGCCCGGTCACTCCGGCGGCGAACGTCACCCGCAATTACGTGAAGCTGTGGATGAACCACGGCGCGAATCCGGCCGGCGCCGGCTACCAGTACGTTTTGCTGCCGAACAAGACGAGCGCGGAGGTCGGCGCCTACGCCGCCAATCCGAATATCGAGGTGCTGGAAAACTCGGCAAGCGTGCAAGCCGTCAAGGAGAAGACGCTCGGCATCGTCGGCGCCAACTTCTGGACGGACGCTCCGGAGACGGCGGATTTCATAGCGGTGAACAAGAAGGCGTCCGTCATGACGCGGGAGCAGGCCGGCGAGGCGCTGGACGTCGCGATCTCCGATCCGACGCAGGCCAACGCGGGGACGATCGAGGTCGAGCTGGCCCGCGCGGCGAGCGGTTATGCCGCCGATCCGGGCATCACGGTGACGCAGCTGGCGCCGACGATCAAATTCACGGTGAACGTCAACCAGGCGAGAGGGAAGACGTTCAAGGCGAGCTTCGATCTGTCCGGCGCCGGGCAGACGCTGTTTGTCGACGACTTCCATGACGGCAACGCCGACGGCTGGACGCCGACGAGCGGAACGTGGACGGTCGAGTCGGGCGTTTACAGCGGCACCGCGGGCAGCTCGCGCAGCTTCTCCGTCGCGGGCGACGCCGCATGGACGGACTATGCGCTGGAGGCGAAGGTGAACGTAACGAACAACGCCGGCGGCAACAAGGACGCCGGGCTTGTTTTCCGCTATGCGGATCCCGACAACTTTTACGCGCTGTATTTGAAAAACGACGACCGAACCGGCCGCAAAATGGAGCTCGCGAAGTTCGAAAACGGCGTCCAGACGTCGCTGGGCTTCGCCAATCCGAGCATTGCTCCGGACACCTTTTACACGTACAAAATCGTTGTCGACGGCGATGTCATCGAAGCATACCAGGACGGCGTCCTTCAGGTGAGCGCGACGGACAGCGCGCACGCGGCGGGCAAGATCGGGGCCCGGGTTTACGCCAGCACGAAGGCGCTGTTTGACGATATCGCCGTAACGAGCCTGCCGTGACCATCCGAACGAACGGAGGAATGGACGATGCGAAAAGCGACAAAGAAGCGCGAATTGACGAGGAAAATGCTGCGTCTCGGTCTGGGTCTCCTGCTGGCCCTGCAATTGCTGTCAGGGGCGAGCGGCTTCGCAACGGCGGCCGTCCCGCCGCTTCCGGGGCCGGGGAACCCGCTGCTGTACGACGATTTTGCCGGCGGCGGGCTGTACAAGCAGAACTGGACGAACTGGTACAACCAAAACGGCGGCACGGGCGCTTTCGCGAAGACGACGGCGGATTCCCGCTCGGTCGGCAAGTTCGCGCAAACGCCGGCATCGCCGGCATCGTGGGCGAAGTTTCAGCCGATGAACGAGACCGTTGATCTGACGGGGTACCGCTACTTGCATTTTACGTTAAAAAATCCGGGCTACCCCGAATCGCGCATCAAGCTCGAAATCAACGACGGCACGACGAACTACGGCTTGACGAACGGGTGGACGACGGTTCCGGAGGAATGGACCGAGCTTTCGTTCGATCTGGACGCGCTGACGCCAACCATTCGGAAAAAAGCGGTCAAGCTCGTCGTCTGGCTGAACCAGACGGGCGGGCAGTACGGCGAAATGCTGATCGACGGCATTTTCGCGACGACGGCGTCGACCGGCACCGCGCCGACGCTGACGGATGCCGGCATGACGTCCAATTCGAGCGGCGTCGATAACCAGAATACGATGTACTTTTTTACCGCGACATATGCCGATGCCGACAACGAGAAGCCGTTCGCCATCCAGACGGTCATCGACGATACGGCCTACGACATGAGGGAGACGGACCCGGCGGACGCCGATTATACGGACGGCAAAACATATGCGTTCGCCACCAGACTGGCGCCGGGCAGCCATTCGTATTATTTTCGAACGACGGACGCCACTTCGGACGAAGTCGCCACCCCCGTGCAGCCGGGGCCGACGGTCGTCTATTCGGAGCATCTCGTCGACGTCGTCGTCAGCCAGGCCGGCTATAGCGCGGGCGATTTCAAGAGCGCTTCGGTGACGTCGACGACTTATTTGACCGACACGACTTATCGAATTGCCAACGGCGGAGCGGTCGTCGATGCCGGCAGCATGGTTTATGAGGGAATCGTCTGGGGCAAGCACGTCTATACGATCGATTTCTCGGCGGTTTCCGCTCCCGGAGAAGCCTACGCGATTATGACGAACGGCATTTCGTCGTATCCGTTTCCGATCGCGCCTAACGTTTGGGACCGCTACAAGGACGAGATGACGGCGTTTTACCGCATCCAGCGCGCCGGCGTCGCGACTTCGGACGTTTATCCGCCGGGATACAGCACCGCGGCGCCGTCGGCCAAGGCCTTCCATCCGGCCGGGCATCTGGACGACGCCAAATCGGAGGACGGCACGGCGCACTACGATTTGACGGGCGGCTGGTACGATGCCGGCGATTACGGCAAGTACGGCGGCAACCAGTGGGTCGGCGCGCAAATCGCCCTGGCCTACGTTCGCCACGCCGATTCGCCGAACGTCAAGTTCGACAACGACGGCAACGGCGTTCCCGACCTGGTGGACGAGGCGATCTTCGGCAGCGAGTACCTGATCAAGTTCGCCGACCGGCTTGGCGGGGCCATGTACAACATCCGGAACAACGCGACTTTCCAGCATCCGCACAAGTCGACGGACAACGTGCCGAATACGGCGGACGACCGGAAGCTGACGGATCTTAGCGTCGGCGGGTCGGCGAAGTCGGCGGGCACGCTCGCCGCGACGGCCCGCGCGATCCACGCCGCGATCGCGCAAGGAGACGTCGACGCTTCGCTTGTCGCGGAGCTGACCGCCTTTGCCGACGAATGCGAGGCGGCGGCGGAAGTGTTCTACGAGTATGCGGAGGCGAATCCGAACGGCCCGATCGGCTCCTATTCCACGAGGGGAGGCCTTCCCAATTCGCTGCTGCTGGCGCAGGCGGAGCTGTTTTTGCTGACGGGCGATACGGCCTATCGCGATGCCGCGGCCGCGACGATCGGCGGGCTGGCCTTCGAGGACCTGTACGCGACGAATTACTGGGACATGGCGCCGATCTCGATGGCCGAGCTCTATCCGGTCATGGACGCGGGGACGCAGGCGCACATTCACGGCCTGCTCAAGCGGCAGGTCGACTACTTCCTGTCGGTGGCGGACGATACGCCTTATGGCGTGTTTAACCAGTTCAAAAATTTCGGCGTCAATGAGCCTCACGCCTCTTATCTGGGCGATTTGATGCGTTACTACGAGCTGTTCGGGGATCCGGCGGCGCTGCGGGCCGTGCAGAAGGGCATGTACT
Coding sequences within it:
- a CDS encoding glycoside hydrolase family 9 protein; its protein translation is MRKATKKRELTRKMLRLGLGLLLALQLLSGASGFATAAVPPLPGPGNPLLYDDFAGGGLYKQNWTNWYNQNGGTGAFAKTTADSRSVGKFAQTPASPASWAKFQPMNETVDLTGYRYLHFTLKNPGYPESRIKLEINDGTTNYGLTNGWTTVPEEWTELSFDLDALTPTIRKKAVKLVVWLNQTGGQYGEMLIDGIFATTASTGTAPTLTDAGMTSNSSGVDNQNTMYFFTATYADADNEKPFAIQTVIDDTAYDMRETDPADADYTDGKTYAFATRLAPGSHSYYFRTTDATSDEVATPVQPGPTVVYSEHLVDVVVSQAGYSAGDFKSASVTSTTYLTDTTYRIANGGAVVDAGSMVYEGIVWGKHVYTIDFSAVSAPGEAYAIMTNGISSYPFPIAPNVWDRYKDEMTAFYRIQRAGVATSDVYPPGYSTAAPSAKAFHPAGHLDDAKSEDGTAHYDLTGGWYDAGDYGKYGGNQWVGAQIALAYVRHADSPNVKFDNDGNGVPDLVDEAIFGSEYLIKFADRLGGAMYNIRNNATFQHPHKSTDNVPNTADDRKLTDLSVGGSAKSAGTLAATARAIHAAIAQGDVDASLVAELTAFADECEAAAEVFYEYAEANPNGPIGSYSTRGGLPNSLLLAQAELFLLTGDTAYRDAAAATIGGLAFEDLYATNYWDMAPISMAELYPVMDAGTQAHIHGLLKRQVDYFLSVADDTPYGVFNQFKNFGVNEPHASYLGDLMRYYELFGDPAALRAVQKGMYWIFGANPWNISWVSGIGTDYVDFLHTRFDEEANKAEGLGIVIPGAMVSGPNMKDTMSKTSASPWYEDRSLYRDNISQWRYNEFSVSIQAGLLYAVMGLGATAGAGSAGGTAPEPLPILSPVIGDYVRGSVALLADRAPGVGSVQYAPAGGGFAPMSASGAVYAAAIDESGSAPYTNKRVDVRGVDSNGNVTYSSTHYTVAPPLPDPANPLLYDDFGGGGWWGGSAANTNWVNWYNQSGGAGTFAKVTEDGRTAGKFAQTPTSGSSLAKFQPSHDIVDLSGYRYLNVTLKNPGYADLRTRIEVQDGSRTANLTGGWTAVPTSWTELRFDLDALVPALNKRTVKIAVWLKQEGGAYGEMLIDEIKATNVSSGSAPTLTAGGVSAASGPPSADFTFSVTFADADDEPPFAVEVVVDGVVRRMAPADPGDTTYADGKAYTYTTRLPYGNHSYYFHTSDTTSNAVSTPLQSGPAVDRTLFFDDFGDGNADGWSATSGTWSVQDGAYVGQAGSGNSYAVAGEADWTDYTLQAKVSVSNNPGGNKDAGLVFRYADENNHYVLYLKNNDRTGRKMELVKVADGVRTTLAYANPSVVPDTYHEYKIVAAGDSIQVYKDGVLEIGATDGTFAGGKVGARAYANTKALFDDVIVTQ